A genomic stretch from Chthoniobacterales bacterium includes:
- a CDS encoding DUF4870 domain-containing protein → MENPPPIPEPKPSLEPDSPEARRWITIVHISALAGFVLAGFGQVLAPLIVWLLKKNDVPGLDAAGREVLNFQISWTVWMAISWIFVAIGWCLIFPLAIPLVLLMAWVVFAAKGAIQASNGMLYRFPLTVRFL, encoded by the coding sequence ATGGAAAATCCACCGCCGATCCCCGAACCGAAACCTTCCCTGGAACCGGATTCGCCCGAGGCGCGGCGCTGGATCACGATCGTGCACATCAGCGCGCTGGCGGGATTTGTGTTGGCGGGATTCGGGCAGGTTCTGGCGCCGCTGATCGTGTGGTTGCTGAAGAAAAACGACGTGCCGGGTCTGGATGCGGCGGGGCGGGAGGTTTTGAATTTCCAGATTTCGTGGACGGTCTGGATGGCGATCTCGTGGATTTTCGTGGCGATCGGGTGGTGCCTGATTTTTCCGTTGGCGATTCCTTTGGTGTTGTTGATGGCGTGGGTGGTGTTCGCGGCGAAGGGGGCGATCCAGGCGAGCAACGGGATGCTTTATCGGTTTCCGCTGACGGTGCGGTTTCTCTAG
- the alr gene encoding alanine racemase: MTRIPANVRTWVEVDLSAIQHNARLVRSLVGPGSAILAVVKADAYGHGVKPVVRALAEDVEIFGVANLREAREIASAGTGRDIMILSPCLPAERRGAVAGNFIVTVSSAAEAAAYSSRGAARLNFKIDTGMGRVGCHPDSAIETLRDILHLPRISIHSISTHLPSADEDPHFTEQQLLGFSRLLARLREILPDVRAHSLNSAGILTSPSDALEIVRPGLMLYGSSPVPELQEKLRPALAWKTRVSLVRDIAAGTGIGYGRTFIAPHSMRVAVLAAGYADGYPRQVSGRGAEVLIHGKNCPLLGRVTMDQLVVDVSKIPEVREGDTATLLGSDPAGGEIPAARLAALADTIPWDIFTGIGQRVRRFHSRA; the protein is encoded by the coding sequence ATCTCTCCGCCATCCAACACAACGCGCGCCTCGTCCGATCGCTCGTCGGCCCCGGGTCCGCCATTCTCGCCGTGGTCAAAGCCGACGCCTACGGCCATGGCGTGAAACCCGTCGTTCGCGCGCTGGCGGAGGATGTCGAAATTTTCGGCGTCGCCAACCTTCGCGAAGCCCGCGAAATCGCGTCGGCGGGAACCGGTCGCGACATCATGATCCTCAGCCCTTGCCTGCCGGCCGAGAGGCGCGGCGCGGTGGCCGGGAATTTCATCGTCACCGTCTCCAGCGCCGCGGAAGCCGCCGCCTACTCGTCCCGCGGCGCGGCCCGCCTCAATTTCAAAATCGACACCGGCATGGGCCGCGTCGGTTGCCACCCCGACTCCGCGATCGAAACACTCCGCGATATCCTCCACCTCCCTCGCATCTCGATCCACAGCATCTCCACCCACCTTCCCAGCGCTGACGAGGACCCGCACTTCACCGAACAACAACTCCTCGGCTTTTCCCGCCTCCTCGCGCGCCTCCGCGAGATTCTCCCCGACGTCCGCGCCCATTCCCTCAACAGCGCTGGAATTCTCACCAGCCCCTCCGACGCGCTCGAAATCGTGCGGCCCGGCCTCATGCTCTACGGCTCCTCTCCGGTTCCAGAACTCCAGGAAAAACTCCGCCCGGCCCTTGCCTGGAAAACACGCGTCTCGCTCGTGCGAGACATCGCCGCAGGAACCGGAATCGGTTACGGCCGCACCTTCATAGCGCCCCATTCCATGCGGGTCGCAGTCCTCGCCGCCGGTTATGCCGATGGCTATCCGCGCCAAGTTTCAGGCCGCGGCGCCGAAGTTCTCATCCACGGGAAAAATTGCCCTCTCCTCGGCCGCGTCACCATGGACCAACTCGTCGTGGATGTTTCAAAAATTCCCGAAGTCCGCGAAGGCGACACCGCCACACTCCTCGGGTCCGATCCCGCCGGCGGCGAAATTCCCGCCGCCCGCCTCGCCGCGCTCGCCGACACCATCCCCTGGGACATCTTCACCGGCATCGGCCAGCGCGTCCGCCGATTCCACTCCCGCGCCTAG
- a CDS encoding tetratricopeptide repeat protein, with protein MKPLPALLLASLFLALQPLTLLAQSQKALEENEAAYALYSAADYKAAAEAYEALIQGYPNDLILQTALIQLGLCRFFLGEFDQALASLDKAKNGQPPLTAQQLQIVENVRPQILAAKAMALPPGDSARKGNFDEAIKAYSDFITKYPQSPELEAAIYGRALCEFQIGQFDKTVTDLQSNLQKFPSSPTIQSSQNLLALAYASQGGEILSKEGGDKAAGLDLLKKAEDILRKIITEKKDLALVNDAHFQLGEILFMSAAFSPEDQRAAIYEEAAQAYMSLIPKAEVVAMQQEKIKGFAAKKADALRARNMTLKAQLDRDNERELKKLAEISAKPDQTAAALLKLGEIFFNAGKHNESRVVISHVTPFLSTDDEKMRAGYFKALGYTVQGAAEPATKAYDAFQSSFKGKPIAENLPFAMGAMFLGRGDNETAIRYFEESLQIYPQGRLAGLTVAQKAQAQVGLRQYEDALKTFEASLANNPSPEVGVVAQFGIANIHRDTAKWDDAIVAYQLVVEKYPSTPQAAESAYWIAACTQQKGDNAAAAPLLEAFIQANSGHPLEPLALFALGNARIANGQKDEGIATLAEVVEKFPDSQPAPFTFFARAQVLAADQNAAGINELMRAFIEKYPKDDKIFFAFNSIAQNQTNAADLPGAVATWQEFTKNYPDHPNTPASIVKTAELQRAQAEKLATNYTSLNEADRATWMEAVNGSIATLEQMLAAYPQSPDVAGGLQALLAAQRLLLGSQQTDETQVESYFQQLADKTSDTGARSKILFTLAGFIAQKDKDRALAKMNEAYNAQVVYSPKDIDIYGLALIDAGKNDEAIAVFEKLAADFPIPAGVEPSAAPPNVQEAQATALFGRGRVAQAKNQTAEAGEFFKQLKSTYPWSPKGLEADYGIAQSLRAENKPDEAMPLLGAIIRAPNATAELRANSFLLYGHIMKDKAAAESDPKKQEENRASAIDFFMKIPQFYSGVPAAAAEGLWEGGQLLEMQAAASQDPAFKTQQLSRARAAYEQLTKEFSNDKFAPQAQQ; from the coding sequence ATGAAACCGCTCCCCGCCCTCCTGCTGGCGTCCCTTTTCCTCGCTCTCCAACCCCTCACGCTCCTCGCGCAGTCCCAAAAAGCCCTCGAGGAAAACGAGGCCGCCTACGCGCTCTACTCCGCCGCCGACTACAAGGCCGCTGCCGAGGCCTACGAGGCTCTCATCCAAGGCTACCCGAACGACCTCATTCTCCAGACCGCCCTGATCCAGCTCGGCCTCTGCCGGTTTTTCCTCGGCGAGTTCGACCAAGCCTTGGCGAGCCTGGACAAAGCCAAAAACGGCCAGCCGCCCCTCACCGCCCAACAACTCCAGATCGTCGAAAACGTCCGCCCCCAAATCCTCGCCGCGAAAGCCATGGCCCTCCCGCCCGGCGACTCGGCCCGCAAGGGCAACTTCGACGAGGCGATCAAGGCCTACTCCGACTTCATCACAAAATATCCGCAATCTCCCGAGCTCGAAGCCGCCATCTACGGCCGCGCCCTCTGCGAATTCCAGATCGGCCAATTCGACAAAACCGTCACCGACCTCCAATCGAACCTTCAGAAATTCCCGAGCAGCCCAACCATCCAATCCAGCCAAAACCTGCTCGCTCTCGCCTACGCATCGCAAGGTGGAGAAATCCTCTCCAAAGAAGGCGGCGACAAGGCCGCGGGCCTCGATCTCCTCAAAAAAGCCGAGGACATCCTTCGAAAAATCATCACCGAGAAAAAAGACCTCGCCCTCGTTAACGACGCCCACTTCCAGCTCGGCGAAATCCTTTTCATGTCCGCCGCCTTCAGTCCCGAGGACCAGCGCGCCGCCATCTACGAGGAGGCCGCGCAAGCCTACATGTCGCTCATCCCGAAGGCCGAGGTCGTCGCCATGCAGCAGGAAAAAATCAAAGGATTCGCCGCCAAAAAAGCCGACGCCCTGCGCGCCCGCAACATGACCCTCAAGGCCCAGCTCGACCGCGACAACGAACGCGAACTCAAGAAACTCGCCGAGATTTCCGCCAAGCCCGACCAAACCGCCGCCGCCCTCCTCAAGCTCGGCGAAATCTTTTTCAACGCCGGAAAACACAACGAATCCCGCGTCGTCATTTCCCACGTCACGCCGTTCCTCTCCACCGACGACGAAAAAATGCGCGCCGGATATTTCAAGGCGCTCGGCTACACCGTCCAGGGTGCCGCCGAACCGGCCACCAAGGCCTACGACGCCTTCCAATCCTCCTTCAAAGGCAAGCCCATCGCCGAGAATCTTCCCTTCGCCATGGGAGCCATGTTCCTCGGCCGCGGCGACAACGAAACCGCCATCCGCTACTTCGAGGAATCCCTCCAAATCTACCCGCAGGGCCGCCTCGCCGGCCTCACCGTCGCGCAAAAAGCGCAAGCCCAGGTCGGCCTCCGGCAATACGAGGACGCCTTGAAAACCTTCGAGGCCAGCCTCGCGAACAACCCCTCGCCCGAGGTCGGAGTCGTCGCCCAATTCGGCATTGCGAACATCCACCGCGACACCGCGAAATGGGACGACGCCATCGTCGCCTACCAACTCGTCGTCGAAAAATATCCAAGCACCCCGCAAGCCGCCGAGTCCGCCTACTGGATCGCCGCCTGCACCCAGCAGAAAGGCGACAACGCCGCCGCCGCCCCGCTCCTCGAGGCCTTCATCCAAGCCAATTCCGGACACCCGCTCGAGCCGCTCGCCCTCTTCGCCCTCGGTAACGCCCGCATCGCAAACGGCCAGAAGGACGAGGGCATCGCGACCCTCGCCGAGGTCGTGGAAAAATTCCCCGATTCCCAACCCGCTCCCTTCACCTTCTTCGCCCGCGCCCAGGTTCTCGCCGCCGACCAGAACGCCGCCGGCATCAACGAACTCATGCGCGCCTTCATCGAAAAATATCCGAAGGACGACAAAATTTTCTTCGCCTTCAACAGCATCGCCCAAAACCAGACAAACGCCGCAGACCTCCCCGGTGCCGTCGCCACCTGGCAGGAGTTCACAAAAAATTATCCCGACCACCCGAACACGCCCGCCTCGATCGTCAAAACCGCCGAGCTCCAGCGCGCGCAGGCCGAGAAACTCGCGACCAACTACACCTCCCTCAACGAAGCCGACCGCGCGACGTGGATGGAAGCCGTCAACGGCTCCATCGCCACCCTCGAGCAAATGCTCGCCGCCTATCCCCAAAGCCCCGATGTCGCCGGCGGACTCCAGGCCCTCCTCGCCGCCCAGCGGCTGCTTCTCGGCTCCCAGCAAACCGACGAAACCCAAGTCGAATCCTACTTCCAGCAACTCGCCGACAAAACCTCCGACACCGGCGCGCGCAGCAAAATCCTCTTCACCCTCGCCGGTTTCATCGCGCAGAAGGACAAGGACCGCGCCCTCGCGAAGATGAACGAGGCCTACAACGCCCAGGTCGTCTATTCGCCCAAGGACATCGACATCTACGGCCTCGCGCTCATCGACGCCGGGAAAAACGACGAAGCCATCGCCGTCTTCGAAAAACTCGCCGCCGATTTTCCGATCCCCGCCGGAGTCGAACCCTCCGCCGCCCCGCCGAATGTCCAGGAGGCCCAAGCCACCGCCCTCTTCGGACGCGGCCGCGTCGCCCAGGCCAAAAACCAAACCGCCGAGGCCGGTGAATTTTTCAAACAACTCAAATCCACCTACCCCTGGTCGCCCAAAGGCCTCGAAGCCGACTACGGCATCGCCCAATCCCTCCGCGCCGAAAACAAACCCGACGAGGCCATGCCGCTCCTCGGCGCGATCATCCGCGCTCCGAACGCCACCGCCGAACTCCGCGCCAATTCCTTCCTCCTCTACGGCCATATCATGAAGGACAAGGCCGCCGCCGAATCCGATCCCAAGAAGCAGGAGGAGAACCGCGCCTCCGCCATCGATTTCTTCATGAAGATTCCGC